The following proteins are co-located in the Fusobacteria bacterium ZRK30 genome:
- a CDS encoding histidine triad nucleotide-binding protein, whose protein sequence is MSTLFTKIINREIPASIVYETEKVIAFNDINPQAPVHVLVVPKKEIPTLNDIETIDCEYLMEMYKAIKEITRDLKIAEDGYRVITNCNTHGGQEVFHLHFHILGGKALGSMVSSK, encoded by the coding sequence ATGAGTACATTATTTACAAAAATAATTAACAGAGAAATTCCGGCATCCATAGTATATGAAACTGAGAAGGTGATTGCTTTTAATGATATCAATCCCCAGGCACCGGTTCATGTTTTGGTAGTTCCTAAAAAAGAGATACCTACATTAAATGATATTGAAACGATAGACTGTGAATATCTAATGGAGATGTATAAGGCTATAAAGGAAATTACCAGAGATTTAAAGATCGCAGAGGATGGATACAGAGTAATCACAAATTGCAATACCCATGGAGGGCAGGAAGTGTTTCACCTGCACTTTCATATCCTAGGCGGAAAAGCGTTAGGTTCTATGGTATCTTCAAAGTAA
- a CDS encoding GNAT family N-acetyltransferase, whose product MRTNIKLRKLEIKDLESYLELNRPEREFHKYNGPYFEKLTLKDLNEEVENYRKKFLNGEEDVKSGKMIVDADNDELIGALNSYWKSKETLWMEFGILIFNENYWGKGIGYDALKIWITELFNENPQIVRLGLTTWSGNERMMKLSEKLGMKKEATYRNARILDNKYYDSVSYGVLREEWEARI is encoded by the coding sequence ATGAGAACAAATATTAAATTGAGAAAATTAGAGATAAAAGATTTAGAAAGTTACTTAGAATTAAACAGGCCAGAGAGGGAGTTCCATAAGTATAATGGCCCGTATTTTGAGAAGTTAACATTAAAAGATTTAAATGAAGAGGTTGAAAATTACAGGAAGAAATTTTTAAACGGAGAAGAAGATGTAAAATCAGGAAAAATGATTGTCGATGCAGATAACGATGAACTGATTGGGGCACTTAACTCTTATTGGAAATCTAAAGAAACACTATGGATGGAATTTGGGATTCTTATCTTTAATGAGAACTATTGGGGGAAAGGAATAGGTTATGATGCATTAAAGATATGGATAACGGAGTTGTTTAATGAAAATCCTCAGATTGTAAGACTTGGTCTTACAACTTGGTCAGGAAATGAACGGATGATGAAATTATCAGAAAAATTAGGGATGAAAAAGGAAGCAACTTATAGAAATGCCCGTATTCTGGATAACAAATATTACGATTCTGTAAGCTATGGTGTATTGAGGGAAGAGTGGGAAGCTCGGATTTAA
- a CDS encoding 2-oxo acid dehydrogenase subunit E2: MFEFKFADIGEGIHQGKVIDCFFKIGDAVEEGDSLFLVETDKVNAEIPSPANGIITAINFEVNDIINVGDVVVVIDDNNSANLIETVIEEKKEEAEEEKGASVVGEVTVSNELIPSFSTKEKKEKIIRKKSLATPVARRMAKDLKIDINEVRGSGLNGRVMKDDIQNFHNLNNKTEEVKAEITKSIASESCDNIREEMSEVRKAIFKATSISKKEIPHTTLFDDIDLEKLVKLKEELSEETGIKLTYMPFIMKAVYLGIKKYPIFNSTIDGEEIVYKKQVNLGVAVDTDYGLVVPVLKDLSTLSIIEISEKLKDLGDRAKNKKLSMKDITGGTFTVSNFGKFARAGTPIIKHPEVAILGVGRINKQAVIVDSEIQIRSILPISLSVDHRIIDGADGGRFSEEIRSYLENPKLLLLS; this comes from the coding sequence ATGTTTGAGTTTAAATTTGCTGATATTGGAGAAGGAATCCACCAGGGAAAAGTAATAGATTGTTTTTTTAAGATTGGAGATGCGGTAGAAGAGGGAGACAGTTTATTTTTAGTAGAAACAGACAAAGTAAATGCTGAAATACCTTCACCTGCTAATGGTATAATTACGGCTATTAATTTTGAGGTAAATGATATTATCAATGTAGGTGATGTAGTCGTTGTCATCGATGACAATAATTCTGCTAATCTTATTGAAACGGTAATAGAAGAAAAAAAAGAAGAAGCAGAGGAAGAAAAAGGAGCAAGTGTCGTAGGTGAGGTGACTGTTTCTAATGAATTAATTCCAAGTTTTTCTACAAAAGAAAAAAAAGAGAAGATAATCCGGAAAAAATCTTTAGCAACCCCAGTAGCTAGAAGGATGGCTAAAGATTTAAAGATAGATATAAATGAAGTTAGAGGCAGCGGTTTAAATGGAAGAGTAATGAAAGATGATATCCAAAATTTCCATAACTTAAACAATAAGACAGAAGAGGTTAAAGCAGAAATAACAAAATCAATAGCTTCAGAAAGTTGTGATAATATAAGGGAAGAGATGTCAGAAGTAAGAAAAGCGATCTTTAAAGCTACCAGTATTTCAAAGAAAGAAATACCCCATACTACTCTATTTGATGATATAGACTTAGAAAAATTAGTAAAATTAAAGGAAGAATTATCAGAGGAGACAGGGATTAAATTAACCTATATGCCATTTATAATGAAGGCAGTTTATTTAGGGATAAAGAAATATCCTATATTTAATTCCACGATAGATGGAGAAGAAATAGTTTATAAAAAACAAGTAAATTTAGGAGTAGCAGTGGATACTGACTATGGGCTGGTAGTTCCTGTGTTAAAAGATTTATCCACTTTAAGTATTATTGAAATAAGTGAAAAATTAAAAGATTTAGGTGATAGAGCTAAAAATAAAAAATTATCCATGAAAGATATAACAGGGGGGACATTCACTGTGAGTAATTTTGGAAAATTTGCTAGAGCAGGTACTCCTATAATTAAACATCCGGAAGTGGCTATACTAGGGGTAGGAAGAATTAATAAACAGGCTGTAATAGTCGATTCAGAAATTCAGATAAGATCAATCCTACCAATATCTCTGTCGGTAGATCACCGAATAATAGATGGAGCAGATGGGGGAAGATTCTCTGAAGAAATTAGGTCTTATCTGGAAAATCCAAAGTTATTATTACTTAGTTAG
- a CDS encoding histidine phosphatase family protein, translating into MLKIHFVRHGQTEWNVIKKLQGHLNSPLTEEGVEQTELLYEKLRYVDFNKIYTSPQGRALHTARILKGEKDIKILELCEIMEMGFGDVEGLEKEKFKEKHPEAFMNLWTDAVKYDPSDFSGESFVEVEKRAIEGLEKLVEENKAGDIMVVSHGMILKVIFGYVLGHGLDKFWIDPVPQNTSVTTISYNDGEFKMENFSNIDHLENVEEISYI; encoded by the coding sequence ATGTTAAAAATACATTTTGTTAGACATGGACAGACCGAGTGGAACGTTATAAAAAAATTACAGGGGCATCTTAATTCGCCATTGACCGAAGAGGGAGTGGAGCAGACAGAACTTCTCTACGAAAAACTGAGATATGTTGATTTTAATAAAATATATACAAGTCCCCAGGGGAGAGCACTTCACACTGCCAGAATCTTAAAGGGAGAAAAAGATATAAAGATCCTGGAGCTTTGTGAGATTATGGAGATGGGATTTGGAGATGTAGAAGGTCTGGAAAAAGAAAAATTTAAAGAGAAACATCCGGAAGCTTTTATGAATTTGTGGACCGATGCTGTAAAATATGACCCCAGTGATTTTTCCGGAGAATCTTTTGTAGAGGTTGAAAAAAGAGCTATAGAAGGTCTGGAAAAATTAGTAGAGGAAAATAAAGCAGGAGATATCATGGTAGTCAGCCATGGGATGATATTGAAGGTTATATTCGGCTATGTATTAGGCCATGGTTTGGATAAGTTCTGGATAGACCCGGTACCTCAAAATACCAGTGTGACAACTATCAGTTATAATGACGGTGAATTTAAGATGGAAAATTTTTCTAATATAGATCATTTAGAAAATGTAGAAGAGATAAGCTATATATAG
- a CDS encoding ATP-binding protein: protein MIGNPGTGKTHLSIALGLKACNCGHKVYFTTAANLSNKLVEAQENSNLGRFLRQLARLDLLIIDELSYLSFNKHQSELLFQVISERSERGSIIISTNLAFSEWEEFFPDTMLTTALIDRVTFRGHILNMNGDSYRVSAK from the coding sequence ATGATAGGGAACCCAGGAACTGGAAAGACACATCTTTCTATAGCTCTAGGACTTAAAGCTTGCAACTGTGGACATAAGGTGTACTTTACTACAGCTGCTAACTTATCAAATAAATTAGTTGAAGCGCAAGAAAATAGTAATTTAGGGAGATTCTTAAGGCAATTAGCAAGATTAGATCTACTCATAATAGATGAGCTTTCCTACCTCTCCTTTAACAAACATCAATCAGAACTCCTATTTCAAGTGATTTCAGAAAGAAGTGAGAGGGGAAGTATTATAATTTCTACTAATTTAGCATTTTCAGAGTGGGAAGAATTCTTCCCTGATACAATGTTAACAACAGCTTTAATAGATCGCGTAACATTTAGAGGACATATTTTAAACATGAATGGTGACTCTTACAGGGTCTCTGCGAAATAG
- the istA gene encoding IS21 family transposase — protein MAIHMDTYKKIRRLHLVEGVSIRKISRDLHISRNTVRKYINGDTIPGEKKFSSRGKQVMTREVLDFIEACIFEDNEHTHSKQRHTANRVWVRLKEEVGFLGSYSSVKVAFRELKGKTKEVFLPLTFNPAEAMQIDFGSAHIFLNDEKQEIKYFCARLAYSAHIFTKAYFAEREECFLDGIISAFEYFGGIPREVLFDNARVAVSEGYGKHVTKITKGYELSLLIMLLNLNFAMLEVEMKKVWLKI, from the coding sequence GTGGCAATTCATATGGATACATATAAAAAAATTAGACGACTTCATCTAGTTGAAGGGGTTTCTATTAGAAAAATTTCTAGAGATCTTCATATTTCTAGAAACACTGTTAGAAAGTATATTAATGGAGATACAATTCCTGGAGAAAAAAAGTTTTCTTCTCGAGGAAAACAAGTTATGACTAGAGAAGTCTTAGACTTTATTGAAGCTTGTATTTTTGAAGACAACGAGCATACTCATTCAAAACAGAGGCACACTGCTAATAGGGTTTGGGTTAGACTCAAAGAAGAGGTTGGGTTTCTTGGTTCATATTCTTCTGTTAAGGTTGCATTTAGAGAATTAAAAGGTAAAACAAAAGAGGTTTTTCTACCACTTACCTTTAATCCTGCGGAAGCTATGCAAATTGATTTTGGTTCAGCGCATATCTTTCTCAATGATGAAAAGCAGGAAATAAAATATTTTTGTGCTCGGTTAGCATATAGCGCTCATATCTTTACTAAGGCCTACTTCGCAGAAAGAGAAGAATGTTTTTTAGATGGGATCATCTCTGCTTTTGAATATTTTGGTGGTATTCCTAGAGAAGTTCTCTTTGATAATGCCAGAGTTGCTGTATCAGAAGGCTATGGAAAACATGTAACTAAAATAACTAAAGGGTATGAACTCTCGTTGCTCATTATGCTTTTAAACCTAAATTTTGCAATGTTAGAAGTGGAAATGAAAAAGGTTTGGTTGAAAATTTAG
- a CDS encoding YbaK/EbsC family protein translates to MSVQSVKQYFKDNNFPLKIIETNENTSTVEKAAKALGVEPDMIAKTLAFELKEKEILILTKGRAKTDNRKFKDYFKQKPKFVKCEKVEKVTGHPIGGVCPFGLPKKLEIYLDISLKEFTTVYPAGGSPNSAVKIDVEYLSEITEGVWIDITKDETI, encoded by the coding sequence ATGAGTGTTCAGAGTGTAAAACAGTATTTTAAAGATAATAACTTTCCTTTAAAGATTATTGAAACCAATGAAAATACTTCTACTGTAGAAAAAGCAGCAAAAGCACTGGGAGTAGAACCGGATATGATAGCTAAGACTCTGGCATTTGAATTGAAAGAAAAGGAAATTTTAATTTTGACTAAGGGCCGTGCCAAAACTGACAATAGAAAGTTCAAAGATTATTTTAAACAAAAACCTAAATTTGTTAAGTGTGAAAAAGTCGAGAAGGTCACAGGTCATCCTATAGGAGGAGTCTGCCCCTTTGGTCTTCCTAAAAAATTAGAGATATATTTGGATATATCTTTGAAGGAATTTACCACGGTATATCCGGCAGGAGGTTCTCCTAATTCTGCTGTAAAGATAGATGTAGAATATTTATCCGAGATAACTGAGGGAGTTTGGATAGATATTACCAAGGATGAAACGATATAA
- a CDS encoding ATP-binding protein — MSVISEKIKLFSKALKLSSFKDYHEVQRQAINSKQGYEEFLLTLLEKEVLTRQDNKLFRLKRGAKFPFEKTLEEFEVKRLSYLKPSVVGELSSCEFIKKKRKYNNDREPRNWKDTSFYSSRT; from the coding sequence ATGAGTGTAATTAGTGAAAAAATTAAACTTTTTTCCAAAGCTTTAAAACTATCTAGCTTCAAAGACTATCATGAGGTTCAGCGCCAAGCAATAAATTCAAAACAAGGATATGAAGAATTTCTGCTTACACTATTAGAAAAGGAAGTATTAACTAGACAAGACAATAAACTTTTCAGGTTAAAGCGCGGAGCTAAATTTCCCTTTGAAAAAACGCTAGAAGAGTTTGAAGTTAAACGTCTTAGCTATTTAAAACCTTCAGTAGTAGGCGAACTCTCCAGCTGTGAGTTTATCAAAAAAAAAAGAAAATATAATAATGATAGGGAACCCAGGAACTGGAAAGACACATCTTTCTATAGCTCTAGGACTTAA
- the rpiB gene encoding ribose 5-phosphate isomerase B: MKIAIGSDHGGFELKGKVINFLTEKGHEVLDLGCNSTDSVDYPKYGRLVGEAVVEKKADKGIVICGTGIGISIAANKVKGVRAALCTNTTMARLTREHNDANVLSMGARMVGDILALEMVDVFLTTEFEGGRHQKRIDQLEG; this comes from the coding sequence ATGAAAATAGCTATTGGCAGCGATCACGGTGGATTTGAATTAAAGGGAAAAGTTATTAATTTTTTAACGGAAAAAGGACATGAAGTTTTAGATCTAGGATGTAACTCTACAGATTCTGTGGATTACCCTAAATATGGAAGATTAGTAGGAGAAGCAGTAGTTGAAAAAAAAGCTGATAAAGGAATTGTAATCTGCGGAACTGGAATAGGGATTTCTATTGCTGCAAATAAAGTAAAAGGTGTAAGAGCTGCGCTATGCACAAACACAACAATGGCTAGACTGACTCGTGAACATAATGATGCTAACGTATTATCTATGGGAGCAAGAATGGTAGGAGATATCTTAGCTTTAGAAATGGTAGATGTTTTCTTAACTACTGAATTTGAAGGTGGAAGACACCAAAAAAGAATAGATCAATTAGAGGGATAG
- the pdhA gene encoding pyruvate dehydrogenase (acetyl-transferring) E1 component subunit alpha produces MIFENHNPLEGKVFQILDKTGKVVNEKYYKDIDKDMLLKMYRCMVLSRIQDEWALKFQRQGRMLTFAPTLGQEGLQVASMAACREDDWLVPAFRSNAAWLYKGLPMKNIFLYWCGNEMGSKIPDHINMLPIVVPIGTQFNHATGVGMSFRYTKEDKVVVTYIGDGGTSEGEFYEGINFAGVMNAPVIFIIQNNQFAISTSVKSQTKAKTLAQKGIAAGIPSIKVDGNDIFAMYFATKEAVENARSGNGPSLIEAVTYRQGPHTTADDPTIYRSEEEHLEGMSKDPIIRTKNFLIEKGILTEKDEEKIREECKKTVFEEFEKADQENITPLEDIFKYTYKEMTENLKEQYEEAKKLEGGKN; encoded by the coding sequence ATGATTTTTGAAAACCACAATCCTTTAGAAGGAAAAGTATTCCAAATATTAGATAAAACCGGAAAAGTAGTAAATGAAAAATATTATAAGGATATAGATAAAGATATGCTCTTGAAAATGTACAGGTGTATGGTTTTATCTAGAATCCAGGATGAATGGGCACTGAAGTTCCAGAGACAGGGGAGAATGTTAACTTTTGCTCCTACACTGGGTCAGGAAGGTTTACAGGTGGCATCTATGGCAGCGTGCAGAGAGGACGATTGGTTAGTTCCTGCTTTTAGAAGTAATGCTGCCTGGTTATATAAGGGATTACCTATGAAAAATATCTTCTTATACTGGTGTGGAAATGAAATGGGAAGCAAAATTCCGGACCATATAAATATGCTGCCTATTGTAGTGCCAATCGGGACTCAGTTTAATCATGCAACTGGAGTTGGAATGTCATTTAGATATACTAAAGAGGATAAAGTAGTAGTAACTTATATAGGAGACGGTGGGACTTCCGAAGGGGAATTTTACGAAGGAATAAATTTTGCAGGAGTAATGAATGCTCCGGTAATATTCATTATCCAGAATAACCAGTTTGCCATAAGTACCAGCGTAAAGTCCCAGACAAAAGCAAAAACCTTGGCTCAAAAAGGAATTGCAGCAGGAATTCCATCTATAAAAGTTGACGGAAATGACATCTTTGCAATGTATTTTGCTACAAAAGAAGCTGTAGAGAATGCAAGATCAGGAAATGGACCAAGTCTGATTGAAGCAGTAACCTACAGGCAGGGCCCCCATACAACGGCAGATGATCCCACTATCTATAGAAGTGAGGAAGAGCATCTAGAGGGGATGTCTAAAGATCCTATTATCAGAACTAAAAACTTTTTGATAGAAAAAGGTATTTTGACTGAAAAAGACGAGGAAAAAATCAGAGAGGAATGTAAAAAAACAGTGTTTGAAGAGTTTGAAAAGGCTGATCAGGAAAATATAACTCCACTGGAAGATATTTTTAAATATACCTATAAAGAGATGACAGAAAATTTAAAGGAACAATATGAGGAAGCTAAAAAACTGGAAGGGGGGAAAAATTAA
- a CDS encoding pentapeptide repeat-containing protein — protein sequence MLQSEDLSGDLRKANLRNADLSYVNLRDLDLSYANLRNADLRNANLTNVNLTCADLRDIDLADTHFIYADLSYANLCGVDFNNTDLSYTNLRNANLCCAKLSANILRGANLYGVNLTDADLSNTNLTGTNLTCAKLVLANLSNSDLSNANLRSADLRDANLRNADLRNVNLRDADLSGANLSGVNLTGADLVGTKFDDTVD from the coding sequence ATGTTACAATCTGAGGATTTAAGTGGTGATTTAAGGAAAGCGAATTTACGTAATGCCGATTTAAGTTATGTGAATTTAAGGGATCTTGATTTAAGTTATGCTAATTTACGTAATGCTGATTTACGTAATGCAAATTTAACTAATGTGAACTTAACTTGTGCTGATCTACGTGATATCGATTTAGCTGATACTCATTTTATATATGCTGATTTAAGCTATGCAAATTTATGTGGTGTTGATTTTAATAATACTGATCTGAGTTATACAAATTTACGTAATGCAAATTTATGCTGTGCTAAATTAAGTGCTAATATTTTACGTGGTGCAAATTTATATGGTGTAAATTTAACTGATGCTGATTTAAGCAATACTAATTTAACCGGGACTAATTTAACTTGTGCAAAATTAGTTCTTGCTAACTTGAGTAATTCTGACTTAAGTAATGCAAATTTAAGGAGTGCTGATTTAAGAGATGCAAATTTAAGGAATGCTGATTTAAGGAATGTTAATCTAAGAGATGCGGATTTAAGTGGTGCAAACTTAAGTGGTGTAAATTTAACTGGTGCAGATCTAGTAGGTACCAAGTTTGATGACACTGTCGACTAA
- the lpdA gene encoding dihydrolipoyl dehydrogenase, which produces MYDLIVLGGGPGGYVASIKASQLGMKVAIIEKNRYGGVCLNVGCIPTKTMLKSSRLFSDMLEAEKFGIDIDGSFNINWENVIKRKDRVVNKLVTGVEFLLKKNKIDMFNGVGEVIDKNTVEVNGEKLRCKNLLICTGSNARIPEIEGTKEAIEKGYLMTSTEILSIEEIPERLTIIGGGVIGIEFAILFATLGTKVTIIQRSGRILDPLDKDVIQEITEVLKEKNVEIIYNANTNYIGSNYIKYTDGEKMVKLEGDKVLVCIGRSPNLKGVKNLNLKIERGAIKTNNRMETSIGGVYAAGDVNGTMQLAHVASHEGVVAVENIFGEDQKIDYKKAPYCIYTFPEVAGVGLTEREAKEQYPNEIKISKFPLSVNGKALAEGEARGFVKIIATKKYDEVIGVHIVASHATDMISEIVTTMELEGTAKEITRAIHPHPTMSEAVVESAMGIVDKAIHI; this is translated from the coding sequence ATGTATGACTTAATTGTTCTTGGGGGAGGTCCTGGAGGCTATGTGGCCAGTATAAAAGCAAGTCAGCTGGGAATGAAAGTAGCTATAATAGAAAAAAATAGATACGGAGGAGTTTGTTTAAATGTGGGGTGTATTCCTACTAAAACTATGTTAAAATCATCGAGACTATTTAGTGACATGTTAGAAGCTGAAAAATTTGGAATAGATATAGATGGAAGTTTTAATATAAACTGGGAAAATGTTATAAAAAGAAAAGACAGAGTGGTAAATAAGCTTGTTACAGGAGTAGAGTTCCTACTAAAAAAAAATAAAATAGATATGTTTAATGGAGTGGGAGAGGTCATTGATAAAAATACAGTAGAAGTTAATGGTGAAAAACTAAGATGTAAAAATTTACTTATATGTACAGGATCAAATGCCAGGATCCCTGAAATAGAAGGAACAAAAGAAGCGATAGAAAAAGGTTATCTAATGACAAGTACAGAAATTTTAAGCATTGAAGAGATCCCTGAAAGATTAACAATAATAGGAGGAGGTGTAATAGGAATAGAGTTTGCAATACTCTTTGCGACCTTAGGGACAAAGGTTACCATAATTCAAAGAAGTGGAAGAATTCTCGATCCTCTGGACAAAGACGTAATTCAAGAGATTACAGAGGTTTTGAAGGAAAAAAATGTAGAAATAATCTATAATGCAAATACAAATTATATAGGAAGTAATTATATTAAGTATACTGATGGTGAAAAAATGGTGAAATTAGAAGGTGATAAAGTTTTAGTTTGTATAGGAAGATCACCTAATTTAAAGGGAGTAAAAAATTTAAATTTAAAGATAGAAAGAGGTGCTATTAAAACAAATAATAGGATGGAAACTAGCATAGGTGGAGTTTATGCTGCTGGGGATGTCAATGGAACCATGCAGTTAGCACATGTTGCTTCTCATGAAGGAGTTGTAGCAGTGGAAAATATCTTTGGAGAGGATCAAAAAATAGACTATAAAAAAGCCCCTTATTGTATCTATACATTTCCAGAAGTAGCAGGGGTAGGCCTCACTGAAAGGGAGGCTAAAGAACAATATCCAAATGAAATTAAAATTTCTAAATTCCCTCTATCTGTTAATGGAAAAGCATTAGCTGAAGGGGAGGCTAGGGGCTTTGTAAAAATAATAGCTACTAAAAAATATGATGAAGTAATAGGAGTTCATATTGTTGCAAGCCATGCAACTGATATGATTAGTGAGATAGTTACGACTATGGAATTAGAAGGAACTGCCAAGGAGATAACACGGGCTATCCACCCTCATCCAACTATGTCTGAGGCTGTTGTAGAATCTGCCATGGGAATAGTGGATAAAGCAATTCATATTTAG
- a CDS encoding zinc ribbon domain-containing protein — MFFIGVFGIGQKRKILKEVKFKCTGCMEGKAVLIQQSKSFDLFFIPVYHWDKVFFINCLSCGSLYKVKEEKINKIIESSKVEYDDIEDIIYEKISCPKCGTGIDKSFKYCPKCGEKL, encoded by the coding sequence ATGTTTTTTATAGGAGTTTTTGGAATTGGACAAAAAAGAAAAATACTTAAAGAAGTAAAGTTTAAATGCACAGGATGTATGGAAGGAAAAGCGGTTTTAATTCAACAGAGTAAAAGTTTTGATTTGTTTTTTATTCCTGTATATCATTGGGATAAAGTATTTTTTATAAACTGTTTGTCTTGTGGAAGTTTATATAAAGTCAAAGAAGAAAAAATCAATAAAATAATTGAGAGTTCTAAAGTAGAATATGACGATATAGAGGATATTATCTATGAAAAAATCAGTTGTCCAAAGTGTGGTACCGGAATAGATAAAAGTTTTAAATATTGTCCAAAATGTGGGGAGAAGTTATAA
- a CDS encoding alpha-ketoacid dehydrogenase subunit beta, protein MGALNNIEALNQALDQMMEKDEKIVIYGEDAGFEGGVFRATKGLQAKYGKDRCFDSPLTEAAIIGTGIGMAINGMKPVLEIQFQGFLFPGLNQLLVHGARFRNRSRGRFTVPMVVRMPYGGGIRALEHHSESIEAILAHTPGLKVVIPSNPYDTKGLMISAIKDPDPVVFLEPKRIYRAFKQEVPEELYEVPIGKARILKEGNDITVVGWGAMIPEIQSAVKDLEEEGISVELIDLRTISPIDKEAIENSVKKTGRFLVVHEAVKSFGVGAELISIVNEKAFLHLECPPTRLTGYDITIPLAKGEGYFMINPEKIKSKVKELINY, encoded by the coding sequence ATGGGGGCTTTAAATAATATAGAGGCATTGAATCAGGCTTTGGATCAAATGATGGAAAAAGATGAAAAAATAGTTATCTATGGGGAAGATGCAGGTTTTGAAGGAGGAGTATTCAGGGCAACAAAAGGTCTACAGGCCAAGTATGGAAAGGACAGATGTTTCGACTCCCCTCTGACAGAGGCAGCCATAATAGGAACAGGAATAGGAATGGCAATAAACGGGATGAAACCGGTTTTAGAAATACAGTTTCAAGGGTTTCTATTCCCCGGATTAAACCAACTGTTGGTCCATGGAGCCAGATTTAGGAATAGAAGCAGGGGGAGGTTTACAGTACCAATGGTTGTAAGGATGCCATATGGAGGTGGAATAAGAGCTCTGGAACATCATTCTGAAAGTATAGAAGCAATCTTAGCTCATACACCGGGGTTAAAAGTTGTGATACCATCAAATCCCTATGATACAAAGGGATTGATGATCTCGGCAATTAAAGATCCTGATCCGGTTGTTTTTTTGGAACCAAAGAGGATATATAGAGCTTTTAAACAGGAAGTTCCGGAAGAACTCTATGAAGTTCCTATTGGGAAAGCAAGAATTTTAAAAGAGGGAAATGATATTACTGTAGTCGGATGGGGAGCAATGATCCCGGAGATACAATCAGCAGTAAAGGATTTAGAAGAAGAGGGGATAAGTGTAGAGTTGATTGATTTAAGAACTATTTCCCCAATTGATAAAGAAGCAATAGAAAACTCTGTGAAGAAAACAGGACGATTTTTAGTTGTTCATGAAGCGGTAAAATCATTTGGTGTAGGAGCAGAATTAATTTCAATAGTAAATGAAAAAGCTTTTTTACACTTAGAGTGTCCTCCTACCAGATTAACGGGATATGATATTACAATACCATTGGCAAAGGGAGAGGGATACTTTATGATTAATCCGGAAAAAATTAAATCAAAGGTAAAAGAACTTATAAATTATTAA